From a single Anomaloglossus baeobatrachus isolate aAnoBae1 chromosome 8, aAnoBae1.hap1, whole genome shotgun sequence genomic region:
- the LOC142250088 gene encoding uncharacterized protein LOC142250088, whose translation MTTTTATTEPASTTTEATTTATTEPTSTTTASTTTTATTEPASTTTGATTTTTTATTELASTTATATITATTEPASTTKAATTTATTVPASTTTAATTTAITEPASTTTAATTTATTVPVSTTTEATTTATTELASTTTAETTRTTTATTEPAYTTTEATTATTEPTSITTGSRTTTATTEPASTTTEATTTATTEPTSTTTGSRTTTATTAPASTITGGTTTTTATTELASTSTTATTTTATTEPASTTTAATTTTTAITELASTTATATTTAITEPASTTTAATTTTTAITEPASTTAATTTTATTVPVSTTTEVTTITATTEPPASTTTEATVTTEPTSTTTGSTTTATTEPASTLASTTATATITATTEPASTTTAATTTTTATTERLFSD comes from the exons ATGACAACAACAACAgcgaccacagagccggcctccacaaCTACAgaagcaacaacaactgcgaccacagagccgaCCTCAACCACCACAGcatcaacaacaacaactgcgactacagagccggcatccaccaccacaggagcaacaacaacaacaacaactgcaaccACAGAGCTGGCATCCACCACCGCAACAGCAACAATAACTGCaaccacagagccggcctccaccaccaaagcagcaacaacaactgcgaccacagtgccagcctccaccaccacagctgcaACAACAACCGCCATCaccgagccggcctccaccaccacagcagcaacaacaactgcgaccacagtgccagtctccaccaccacagaggcaacaacaactgcgaccacagagcttgcctccaccaccacagcagaaacaactagaacaacaaccgcgaccacagagccggcctacaccactacagaagcaacaactgcgaccacagagccgaCCTCAATCACCACAGGATCAAGAACAACAACTGCGactacagagccggcctccaccactacagaagcaacaacaactgcgaccacagagccgaCCTCAACCACCACCGGATCAAGAACAACAACTGCGACTACAGCGCCGGCATCCACCATTACAGGGggaacaacaacaacaactgcaaccACAGAGCTGGCATCCACCAGCacaacagcaacaacaacaactgcgactacagagccggcatccaccaccacagcagcaacaacaacaacaactgcaatCACAGAGCTGGCATCCACCACCGCAACAGCAACAACAACTGCAATCACAGaaccggcctccaccaccacagcagcaacaacaacaacaaccgcgatcaccgagccggcctccaccacagcagcaacaacaacaactgcgaccacagtgccAGTCTCCACCACCACAGAGGTAACAACAATAACTGCAacaacagagccg ccggcctccaccactacAGAAGCAACTGTGACCACAGAGCCGACCTCAACCACCACAGGATcaacaacaactgcgactacagagccggcctccacc CTGGCATCCACCACCGCAACAGCAACAATAACTGCaaccacagagccggcctccaccaccacagcagcaacaacaacaacaactgcgaccaca